In Zingiber officinale cultivar Zhangliang chromosome 11B, Zo_v1.1, whole genome shotgun sequence, a single window of DNA contains:
- the LOC122034164 gene encoding B3 domain-containing protein LFL1-like, with protein sequence MDGASKLRLAPVSASGSSSCGLSNDVDGGTDAAAEHRATRRRKMVAKQRGRRSRRRPASETNPASGSVLDLNVPALDPDQAVAGLRFLLQKELRNSDVSQLGRIVLPKKEAEAYLPNLTCREGIAINMDDLENLHVWTFKYRFWPNNRSRMYILENTGDYVKEHRLQLGDFVMIYKDDSKDRYVIRAKKQAEREARVGPVDEGIFDSILPDIVVGRARYSDLFLPLAEGMNGMAYGCGLSYAFEEDFPTALLDDGTGSSSASGSAFDWESVI encoded by the exons ATGGATGGGGCGAGCAAGCTACGACTGGCGCCCGTTTCCGCCAGCGGATCCTCCTCCTGCGGTCTCTCCAACGACGTCGACGGCGGCACCGACGCCGCTGCAGAGCACCGCGCCACCCGGAGAAGGAAGATGGTAGCCAAGCAACGCGGCCGGAGATCCCGCCGTCGCCCCGCGTCCGAAACCAACCCTGCCTCC GGATCTGTGCTGGATTTGAATGTGCCAGCCCTTGATCCTGAC CAAGCCGTGGCTGGTTTGAGGTTTCTTCTGCAAAAGGAGCTCAGGAACAGTGACGTCAGCCAACTAGGAAGAATTGTTCTTCCCAAG AAAGAAGCAGAGGCCTACCTTCCAAATCTGACCTGCAGGGAAGGCATCGCTATAAACATGGACGACTTGGAGAACCTTCACGTTTGGACATTCAAATACAG GTTTTGGCCTAATAACAGGAGCAGAATGTACATACTGGAGAACACAG GCGATTATGTTAAGGAACATCGACTCCAGCTTGGAGATTTCGTCATGATATACAAAGACGATAGCAAGGACCGTTAT GTGATTCGGGCGAAGAAGCAGGCTGAGAGAGAGGCTCGTGTTGGCCCGGTGGACGAGGGGATTTTTGACTCCATATTGCCCGATATTGTGGTGGGCAGAGCAAGATACTCGGATCTCTTCTTGCCGTTGGCGGAAGGGATGAACGGCATGGCGTATGGATGCGGCCTGAGCTACGCCTTCGAGGAGGACTTCCCCACCGCGTTGCTCGATGATGGAACCGGAAGCAGCAGCGCGAGTGGGTCGGCCTTCGACTGGGAATCCGTCATTTGA
- the LOC122033704 gene encoding uncharacterized protein ycf36-like, whose product MAMAASSFFVFPLDARRNKLLSFRIPSLTRTATNYNKQQPMGRRRPPPISASSSSSFRNGTPPETDCPVPFDQLPVNEYQALSTSFPFSWAAADLRLYSSRLAVTGGLFALLVGLPVSAFGTRSLSDPRCALGAASAGLLAVTLAVLRMYLGWAYVGNRLLSATVEYEETGWYDGQIWVKTPEVLARDRLLGSFSVKPVLSRVKLTLVGLAVSLFVCALIFVNLEYHPASAPGDSGGQARAIPGAYNDESARSFEPDAFCGESDLSQTL is encoded by the exons ATGGCCATGGCAGCGTCCTCCTTCTTCGTCTTTCCCCTCGATGCGCGCCGGAACAAGCTTCTTTCCTTCCGAATCCCTAGCCTCACAAGGACTGCCACGAACTACAACAAGCAGCAGCCGATGGGAAGGAGGCGGCCGCCGCCGAtctccgcctcctcctcctcctcgttcCGCAATGGAACCCCACCGGAGACGGACTGCCCCGTTCCGTTCGATCAGCTGCCGGTGAACGAGTACCAGGCCCTCTCCACATCCTTCCCCTTCTCCTGGGCCGCCGCCGATCTCCGCCTCTACTCCTCCCGCCTCGCCGTCACCGGAGGCCTATTCGCTCTCCTCGTCGGCCTACCCGTCTCCGCCTTCGGTACCCGCAGCCTGTCCGATCCTCGATGCGCCCTCGGGGCCGCCTCAGCTGGGCTTCTCGCCGTCACGCTCGCCGTCCTCCGGATGTACCTCGGATGGGCGTACGTTGGTAACCGCTTGCTCAGCGCAACCGTCGAGT ATGAGGAGACAGGATGGTACGATGGGCAG ATATGGGTGAAGACGCCTGAAGTTCTAGCTCGCGATCGTCTTCTGGGTTCATTTTCT GTGAAACCTGTATTAAGCAGAGTCAAGCTTACTTTGGTTGGTCTGGCAGTCTCTTTATTTGTGTGCGCCCTGATTTTTGTTAACCTCGAGTACCACCCAGCGTCTGCACCTGGAGATTCTGGGGGACAAGCACGGGCTATACCTGGGGCATACAATGATGAATCAGCGAGGTCATTTGAACCAGATGCATTCTGTGGTGAATCTGATTTGTCACAGACCTTATGA
- the LOC122034191 gene encoding chaperonin CPN60-like 2, mitochondrial, which translates to MYRAAAAVASSALRRSSSWKQIGNGGGIVFARSYAAKDINFGVGARAAMLQGVSELAEAVKVTMGPKGRTVIIEKNRGDVKVTKDGVTVAKSIEFKERFKNVGADLVKQVAKATNSAAGDGTTCATVLTQAILVEGCKSVAAGVNVMDLRRGINIAVDAVISHLRKQAWMISSSEEITQVATISANSEREIGELIARAMDKVGKDGVITVSVGNTLENEMEVVEGMKLGRGYISPYFITDVMTQKCELENSLILIHDKKISDMNSLLPVLEIALKTKRSLLIVSEDVVDDALAMLLLNKRRAGLKVCAIKAPGFGENRRANLEDLAILTGGEVITEDRGLNLSKVKLEKLGTAKKVTISLDDTIILHGGGDKKLIEERCATLRTAIEKSEALFDKEKAQERLSKLSGGVAILKIGGASEAEVGEKKDRVKDALNAARAAVEEGVLPGGGVALLYAAKELDKIQTSNDDEKIGVQIIKNALKAPTLTIAENAGVDGALIVGKLLEQQNLNLGYNAATGEYVDMVEAGIVDPLKVIRTALVDAASVSVLLTTTEAAVVELPDGRSGRPVSRIPRMDDMDL; encoded by the exons ATGTATCGGGCAGCCGCCGCCGTCGCTTCCTCTGCGCTCAG GCGATCCTCGTCGTGGAAACAG attgGGAATGGTGGTGGAATTGTTTTCGCACGGAGCTACGCTGCAAAAGACATAAACTTTGGAGTAGGAGCTCGGGCTGCAATGCTACAAGGAGTCAGCGAACTCGCTGAGGCTGTTAAGGTTACCATGGGCCCCAAG GGTCGGACTGTGATTATTGAGAAAAATCGAGGAGATGTGAAAGTTACAAAAGATGGGGTAACCGTTGCCAAAAGTATTGAATTTAAGGAGAGATTTAAAAATGTTGGTGCAGATCTTGTGAAGCAAGTTGCTAAGGCCACTAACTCTGCTGCAGGAGATG GTACAACTTGTGCGACTGTTCTAACTCAAGCAATACTAGTTGAAGGTTGCAAATCAGTGGCAGCAGGGGTTAATGTCATGGACTTGCGTCGTGGCATTAATATAGCAGTTGATGCTGTTATTTCTCATTTGAGAAAACAAGCCTGGATGATTAGTAGTTCAGAAGAAATTACTCAG GTTGCTACCATTTCTGCAAATAGTGAACGAGAAATTGGTGAATTGATTGCTAGAGCGATGGACAAAGTTGGAAAAGATGGAGTCATCACTGTCTCT GTTGGAAATACATTAGAAAATGAGATGGAGGTGGTGGAAGGAATGAAACTTGGAAGGGGTTACATATCACCATATTTCATTACGGATGTAATGACCCAAAAATGT GAGCTAGAAAATTCACTGATTCTTATTCACGATAAGAAGATTTCAGACATGAATTCTCTTTTACCAGTATTGGAGATTGCTTTGAAG ACAAAaagatcacttctaattgttagTGAGGATGTTGTAGATGATGCTCTAGCTATGCTGTTGCTGAATAAGCGCCGAGCTGGTCTTAAG GTTTGTGCTATTAAGGCCCCTGGTTTTGGTGAAAATAGACGTGCCAATTTGGAGGATCTTGCCATACTTACAGGAGGGGAG GTAATTACAGAGGATCGTGGTCTGAACCTTAGCAAAGTCAAACTAGAAAAACTTGGTACAGCTAAAAAG GTAACTATCTCTCTTGATGATACTATTATTCTACATGGTGGAGGTGACAAAAAACTGATTGAAGAAAGATGTGCAACg CTTAGAACAGCAATCGAGAAAAGTGAAGCTTTGTTTGATAAGGAAAAAGCACAAGAACGTTTGTCGAAGCTCTCTGGAGGAGTAGCCATTCTTAAG ATTGGTGGAGCAAGCGAGGCTGAAGTTGGTGAGAAAAAGGACAGGGTTAAAGATGCTCTAAACGCTGCAAGGGCAGCTGTGGAAGAGGGAGTTTTACCAG GTGGTGGGGTTGCTCTCTTGTATGCTGCAAAGGAGCTTGATAAGATTCAAACATCCAATGATGACGAGAAAATTGGAGTTCAGATCATTAAAAATGCTCTAAAG GCACCTACTTTGACTATTGCTGAAAATGCTGGTGTTGATGGTGCATTAATTGTTGGCAAATTGCTTGAACAACAGAATCTGAATTTAGGATATAATGCTGCTACAG GTGAATACGTTGACATGGTAGAGGCTGGAATCGTTGATCCCCTAAAGGTCATTAGAACTGCATTAGTTGACGCTGCCAG TGTCTCCGTCTTGTTGACAACAACTGAAGCAGCAGTTGTTGAGCTTCCTGATGGGAGAAGTGGTCGACCAGTCAGCCGAATTCCAAGGATGGATGACATGGATTTGTGA
- the LOC122034192 gene encoding mediator of RNA polymerase II transcription subunit 9-like, with amino-acid sequence MDHQFGGGSWMMIPTQNPLSHDFHALQPQFSSQQQPPPPPLQQQQHPSLASHFHLLPLVERLSEAIDIGNRDQHYESLVTELNTQFKKCQQLLDSISENISSKSMTVEGQNQKLEETNRQLSQRRDLIMKYRSHVEDLVKPENSR; translated from the exons ATGGATCATCAGTTCGGCGGTGGGAGCTGGATGATGATCCCGACTCAGAATCCGCTAAGTCATGATTTCCACGCACTCCAGCCCCAATTTTCGTCGCAGCAACAACCGCCGCCGCCACCGCTCCAGCAGCAGCAGCACCCGTCGTTGGCCTCTCACTTCCATCTTCTACCT TTAGTAGAACGGTTATCAGAAGCAATTGATATTGGAAACCGTGATCAACACTACGAGTCATTG GTTACTGAACTGAATACACAATTTAAAAAGTGTCAGCAACTcttagactctatttcagaaaaCATCAGTTCAAAATCTATG ACTGTTGAAGGACAAAACCAAAAGTTGGAAGAAACTAATCGACAACTTAGTCAAAGGAG GGATCTGATTATGAAGTATAGAAGTCATGTGGAAGATCTGGTTAAGCCCGAGAATAGTAGATGA